A section of the Mastomys coucha isolate ucsf_1 unplaced genomic scaffold, UCSF_Mcou_1 pScaffold15, whole genome shotgun sequence genome encodes:
- the LOC116092113 gene encoding olfactory receptor 8I2 has product MTENNFTKVTVFMFSGFSDHPELQVSLFLIFFFIYLFTVWGNIGLILLIRIDSQLHTPMYFFLSNLAFIDIFYSSTVTPKALVDFQSTQKSISFVGCFVQMYFFVGLVCSECFLLGSMAYDRYVAICNPLLYSVIMSQKVCNWLAVIPYMVGFTNSLISICVISSLPLCDPYINHFFCDTTALLALSCVDAFSTELVIFVLAGFTLLSSLLIITFTYVTIISAILRIQSAAGRWKAFSTCASHLTGVTVFYGSLIFTYLQPDNTSSLTQAQVASVFYTVVIPMLNPLIYSLRNKDVKSALLRVFHRKHFL; this is encoded by the coding sequence ATGACAGAGAATAATTTCACAAAAGTGACAGTCTTCATGTTCAGTGGATTTTCAGATCACCCAGAATTACAAGTCAGTCTGTTCTTAATATTCTTCTTCATCTATTTATTCACTGTGTGGGGCAACATTGGGttaatcttgttaattagaattgATTCTCAGCTTCACACACCTATGTATTTTTTCCTCAGCAATTTAGCATTCATTGACATATTTTATTCCTCCACTGTAACACCCAAGGCTCTAGTAGATTTCCAGTCCACACAGAAATCAATATCCTTTGTAGGCTGCTTTGTTCAGATGTACTTCTTTGTTGGTTTGGTGTGTAGTGAGTGTTTCCTTCTGGGATCCATGGCTTATGATCGCTATGTAGCAATCTGCAATCCCTTACTATATTCTGTGATTATGTCCCAAAAGGTGTGCAACTGGCTGGCAGTAATACCATACATGGTAGGCTTCACGAATTCTCTGATATCCATCTGTGTGATAAGCAGTTTGCCTCTCTGTGATCCCTACATCAATCATTTCTTTTGTGACACCACAGCTCTTTTAGCCCTGTCCTGTGTAGATGCCTTCAGCACAGAATTGGTGATCTTTGTTCTAGCTGGGTTCACACTTCTTAGTTCTCTTCTCATCATCACTTTCACTTATGTGACCATCATCTCAGCCATCCTTAGGATACAGTCAGCAGCTGGCAGGTGGAAGGCTTTTTCTACATGTGCCTCTCACCTCACAGGGGTCACTGTCTTCTATGGCTCCTTGATTTTTACCTATTTGCAACCTGATAACACATCATCCCTCACCCAAGCACAGGTCGCATCTGTGTTCTACACCGTTGTTATTCCCATGTTGAACCCCCTGATCTACAGTCTGAGAAACAAAGATGTGAAAAGTGCTCTTCTGAGAGTCTTCCACAGAAAACACTTTCTGTAA